ATGGCCCTGGCCTCGGTGCATACCGGGCGCACCAATGCGATCGTCGAGGAGGCGCTGCGCGCCGGGGCCGTCGCGCCGTTGGCCGGCTACGCCGAGCTCAAGCGCGAGGTGCGTGTCGAGGGCGCGCGGCTCGATTTCCGCCTGAGCGGTGCCCCCGAGGTGCCCGACGCCTATGTCGAGGTCAAGCAGGTCACCCTCAAGGAGCCCGATGGTCACGGCTATTTTCCCGATGCGGTCAGCGAGCGGGGCCGGCGTCATCTCGAGGTATTGAGTCGCCTGGCCGCCGAGGGCCATCGCGCGGTGCTTTTGTTCTGCGTGGCGCATACCGGCATTGCGGATGTCGCCCCGGCGGCGCATCTCGACCCGGCCTATGCCCAGGCGCTAGGCGATGCCATGGCCGCAGGTGTCGAGGTGCTGGCCTACGGCTGCGACGTTACCTGGCAGGGGGCCGTGCCGAGTGACATCCGGCTGGCACGGCCCCTGCCGGTGTCACTCACTCGCCAGGTGGATACCGCCGTGGTCGTCGATGGTCAGTGATAGCGGTTCAAGGGACTGATACTGGCAGGGTCCGGCCACGCACTCGCCGTTCTCCGGCAGGAAGAGGGCGCCGTGATGGGCGCACTGGATCAGCTCGCCGCCCTCGGCCAGGAAGCGGTGCGCCTCGATCTCGAGGCGGCTGTCCCGGTGGGGGCAGCGGTTCTCATAGCCGTGCAGGTGGCCGTGCACCCGCACCAGGAAGCCCGCGCGACCATCGGGCAGGGTGATGGCGAGCGCGCCGGTGGCGTCGAGATCGCCGAGGCGGGCGAGAGGGGAACCGGGCATGGGCGCTCCTGTCGATGAAGGCAGAGGTGGATGAATGCAGCCGCCATGATGCCAAGGGAGCGAGGACGATGCAGCGACGCGATTGCCTGACTGGTCTGCTGGCGCTCTCCGCCCTCGGCGTGATGCCAGCGTGGGCCCGGGGCGCCGCTTCCGCCGAGCCGGCCCTTGGGCGGGTGCGGGATCTCGCCGCGGGCCGCTGGCTCGATGGCGCCGAGCTCGCAGCGCGGCTCGCGGCCTGCGAGGCGCTGATCATCGGCGAGCGCCACGACAACGCCGAACATCATCGCCTGGAGCGCTGGCTGATCGAGCGGCTGGCCGCCGCCGACGCTCTGGGCGGTGTGGCCATGGAGATGCTCGGGCCAACCCAGCAGCAGCGACTCAACGCTCAATCGCCGCGTGCGTTGCTGGCGCTGGAGGATGTCGCCCTGCAGGAGGCGCTGGCCTGGTCGCCCGGCTGGGACTTCGCCGCCTACGGTCCCACCCTGCGTCGTGTCCTCGCGCTTGGCGTGCCGCTCGCCGCGGCCAACCTGTCCG
The genomic region above belongs to Halomonas sp. YLGW01 and contains:
- a CDS encoding Rieske 2Fe-2S domain-containing protein, which produces MPGSPLARLGDLDATGALAITLPDGRAGFLVRVHGHLHGYENRCPHRDSRLEIEAHRFLAEGGELIQCAHHGALFLPENGECVAGPCQYQSLEPLSLTIDDHGGIHLASE
- the sfsA gene encoding DNA/RNA nuclease SfsA — translated: MDYPHLVPGILIRRYKRFLADVRLDDGREVVAHCPNTGSMRAVNVEGARVWLSPSDNPKRKLAWTWELIALPQPEGGMALASVHTGRTNAIVEEALRAGAVAPLAGYAELKREVRVEGARLDFRLSGAPEVPDAYVEVKQVTLKEPDGHGYFPDAVSERGRRHLEVLSRLAAEGHRAVLLFCVAHTGIADVAPAAHLDPAYAQALGDAMAAGVEVLAYGCDVTWQGAVPSDIRLARPLPVSLTRQVDTAVVVDGQ
- a CDS encoding ChaN family lipoprotein yields the protein MQRRDCLTGLLALSALGVMPAWARGAASAEPALGRVRDLAAGRWLDGAELAARLAACEALIIGERHDNAEHHRLERWLIERLAAADALGGVAMEMLGPTQQQRLNAQSPRALLALEDVALQEALAWSPGWDFAAYGPTLRRVLALGVPLAAANLSEQALGERVMTNRAPELPTAVATAQRRAIVEGHCGLLPEARLPGMLAAQVGRDRAMAAALSGLPGTAVLICGAGHARRDLGVARYLERPEMALSLGLVELPPGVDWHDRLPASVDARPAFDLVWFTKAIERGDPCRALRARFG